One Streptomyces sp. RPA4-2 genomic window carries:
- a CDS encoding TetR/AcrR family transcriptional regulator, protein MVTSRWTAAPAQAASLRRRGAVLERAILDAALEQLSTVGWSGLTMEGVAARAQTGKAAVYRRWPSKEDLVADALKAGLPSLADAPDLGSVREDLLELCRLVREAMYSQPGFALRSVLHECDVAQAERFHSVILGGVIEPTTHLLQDIVRRGIERGEVRPDAANPYVFDAIPAMMMYRSKVCASEWGERDLEEMIDQLMVPLLRRDGA, encoded by the coding sequence ATGGTTACTTCGCGTTGGACGGCCGCCCCCGCTCAGGCGGCCTCCCTGCGCCGACGCGGTGCTGTGCTCGAACGCGCGATCCTCGATGCCGCACTGGAGCAGCTCAGTACGGTCGGCTGGAGCGGCCTCACCATGGAGGGTGTCGCCGCGCGGGCCCAGACCGGAAAGGCGGCGGTCTACCGCCGCTGGCCCTCCAAGGAGGACCTTGTCGCGGACGCGCTGAAGGCCGGGTTGCCGAGTCTGGCCGACGCCCCCGACCTGGGGAGTGTCCGGGAGGACCTGCTGGAGCTGTGCCGGCTGGTGCGGGAGGCGATGTACTCGCAACCCGGATTCGCACTCCGATCGGTACTTCACGAATGCGACGTTGCGCAGGCCGAGCGCTTCCACAGCGTGATTCTCGGCGGGGTCATCGAGCCGACGACGCACCTGCTGCAAGACATCGTCCGCCGGGGAATCGAGCGGGGAGAAGTGCGTCCGGACGCCGCGAACCCCTACGTCTTCGACGCCATTCCGGCGATGATGATGTACCGCTCCAAGGTGTGCGCGAGCGAATGGGGCGAGCGGGATCTGGAGGAGATGATCGACCAGCTGATGGTTCCGCTGCTACGGCGCGACGGTGCCTGA
- a CDS encoding ribonuclease HII yields MPYEPPTHTVERSLRATTGAKTIAGVDEVGRGAWAGPVTVCAAVTGLRRPPEGLTDSKLLTVKRRTALAVELEKWVTSYALGHSSPEEIDELGMTAALRLAAVRALEALPVRPDAVILDGKHDYLGSPWRVRTVIKGDQSCVAVAAASVIAKVQRDKMMAELGVDHADFAFAANAGYPSPVHKAALAERGPTPYHRLTWAYLDALPQWRHLKKVRSWADGSGPEIEGQLGFDF; encoded by the coding sequence ATGCCGTACGAACCACCCACCCACACTGTCGAGCGCTCCCTCCGCGCCACGACCGGAGCGAAGACCATCGCCGGTGTCGACGAGGTGGGCCGCGGTGCATGGGCCGGCCCGGTCACCGTCTGTGCCGCGGTCACGGGTCTGCGCCGTCCCCCCGAAGGTCTCACCGACTCCAAGCTCCTCACCGTCAAGCGGCGAACCGCCTTGGCCGTGGAGTTGGAGAAGTGGGTGACGTCGTACGCCCTGGGGCATTCCTCTCCTGAGGAGATCGACGAACTGGGGATGACGGCGGCCCTGCGCCTCGCGGCGGTGCGGGCCCTGGAGGCCTTGCCCGTCCGGCCCGACGCGGTCATCCTCGATGGGAAGCACGACTACCTCGGGTCGCCGTGGCGGGTCCGCACGGTGATCAAGGGTGACCAGTCCTGCGTGGCCGTCGCGGCGGCCTCGGTGATCGCCAAGGTTCAGCGCGACAAAATGATGGCCGAACTGGGTGTCGACCATGCAGACTTCGCCTTTGCGGCCAACGCCGGGTATCCGTCTCCCGTGCACAAGGCCGCACTGGCGGAGCGGGGCCCCACCCCGTACCACCGGCTGACATGGGCGTATCTTGATGCGCTGCCCCAGTGGCGGCACCTCAAGAAGGTCCGCAGCTGGGCGGACGGAAGCGGTCCGGAGATCGAGGGTCAGCTCGGCTTCGATTTCTGA
- a CDS encoding RecQ family ATP-dependent DNA helicase: protein MSNEDPRPTSGEDLRIAADAVLARLVGAPAGEARLREDQWRAIEALVADKRRALVVQRTGWGKSAVYFVATALLRERGAGPTVIVSPLLALMRNQVEAAARAGIRARSINSSNTEEWETIQAEVAASEVDVLLVSPERLNNPDFRDQVLPKLAAATGLLVVDEAHCISDWGHDFRPDYRRLRTMLADLPPGVPVLATTATANARVTADVAEQLGTGASTDALVLRGPLDRESLSLGVLQLPDAAHRMAWLGERLDDLPGSGIIYTLTVAAAEEVTAFLRQAGHTVASYTGKTENADRQQAEEDLLANRVKALVATSALGMGFDKPDLGFVVHLGSPSSPIAYYQQVGRAGRGVKHAEVLLLPGKEDQAIWQYFASIAFPPEEQVRRTLDVLARADRPLSLPALEPLVELRRSRLETMLKVLDVDGAVRRVQGGWISTGVPWTYDSERYAWVAKQRATEQQAMRDYVSTTGCRMEFLRRQLDDERAAPCGRCDTCAGARFEASVSSSALDAATGELSRAGVDVEPRKMWPTGLPAVGVDLKGRIPAGEQAAAGRALGRLSDIGWGNRLRPLLARQASDGPVPDDVAKAVVGVLTDWAKGPGGWASGRPDAQPRPVGVVTMASRTRPQLIQSLGARIAEIGRLPLLGSVEYVGEASQLSRSNSAQRLKALDGALSVPPSLAEALRAAAGPVLLVDDATETGWTLAVAARLLRRSGAQGVLPLVLAVQA, encoded by the coding sequence ATGAGCAACGAAGACCCGCGACCCACGTCCGGCGAAGACCTGCGCATCGCGGCCGATGCCGTACTCGCCCGCCTCGTCGGCGCCCCGGCGGGCGAGGCCCGGTTGCGCGAGGACCAGTGGCGCGCCATCGAGGCCCTGGTGGCCGACAAGCGCAGAGCGCTGGTCGTGCAGCGCACCGGCTGGGGCAAGTCGGCGGTGTACTTCGTCGCGACCGCGCTGCTGCGCGAGCGGGGTGCCGGGCCCACCGTCATCGTCTCCCCGCTCCTCGCCCTGATGCGCAACCAGGTGGAGGCGGCGGCCCGTGCCGGCATCCGCGCGCGCAGCATCAACTCGTCCAACACGGAGGAGTGGGAGACCATCCAGGCCGAGGTGGCCGCGAGCGAGGTCGACGTACTCCTGGTGAGTCCCGAGCGGCTCAACAATCCGGACTTCCGCGATCAGGTGCTGCCCAAGCTGGCGGCGGCGACCGGCCTGCTCGTGGTCGACGAGGCCCACTGCATCTCCGACTGGGGGCACGACTTCCGGCCGGACTACCGCAGACTGCGCACGATGCTCGCCGATCTCCCGCCCGGCGTCCCGGTCCTGGCCACCACGGCGACGGCCAACGCGCGCGTGACCGCGGATGTGGCCGAGCAACTGGGCACCGGTGCGAGCACGGACGCGCTCGTCCTGCGCGGACCGCTGGACCGGGAGAGCCTGAGTCTCGGCGTGCTGCAGTTGCCGGACGCGGCCCACCGGATGGCCTGGCTCGGCGAACGCCTGGACGACCTGCCGGGTTCCGGCATCATCTACACGCTCACCGTGGCCGCGGCCGAGGAGGTCACCGCTTTCCTCCGCCAGGCCGGCCACACGGTGGCGTCGTACACCGGGAAAACGGAGAACGCGGACCGCCAGCAGGCCGAGGAGGACCTGCTCGCCAACCGGGTCAAGGCCCTGGTCGCCACGTCGGCTCTGGGCATGGGTTTCGACAAGCCCGACCTGGGATTCGTGGTGCACCTGGGCTCCCCGTCTTCTCCCATCGCGTACTACCAGCAGGTGGGACGTGCGGGCCGCGGCGTGAAGCACGCCGAAGTACTCCTGCTGCCGGGGAAGGAGGACCAGGCGATCTGGCAGTACTTCGCGTCGATCGCCTTCCCTCCGGAAGAGCAGGTGCGCCGCACCCTGGACGTCCTGGCACGCGCCGACAGGCCGCTCTCGCTGCCCGCCCTCGAACCCCTGGTGGAGCTGCGCCGGTCCCGTCTGGAGACGATGCTCAAGGTGCTCGACGTGGACGGAGCGGTACGACGCGTCCAGGGCGGCTGGATCTCCACCGGCGTTCCCTGGACGTACGACAGCGAGCGCTACGCGTGGGTGGCCAAACAGCGGGCCACAGAGCAGCAGGCGATGCGCGACTACGTCTCGACGACCGGCTGCCGGATGGAGTTCCTGCGGCGGCAGCTGGACGACGAGCGGGCCGCGCCGTGCGGACGCTGCGACACCTGTGCGGGAGCCCGGTTCGAGGCTTCCGTCTCCTCGTCGGCACTCGACGCCGCGACCGGCGAGCTGAGCCGCGCGGGGGTCGACGTCGAGCCGCGCAAGATGTGGCCGACGGGCCTGCCGGCGGTCGGCGTCGATCTGAAGGGCCGTATCCCGGCCGGCGAACAGGCCGCGGCGGGGCGTGCCCTGGGACGGCTCTCGGACATCGGCTGGGGCAACCGCCTGCGCCCCCTGCTCGCCCGCCAGGCCTCCGACGGACCCGTGCCGGACGATGTGGCGAAGGCCGTGGTCGGTGTGCTGACCGACTGGGCGAAGGGGCCGGGCGGCTGGGCATCGGGACGGCCCGACGCGCAGCCACGACCCGTGGGCGTCGTCACCATGGCCTCACGCACGCGTCCGCAACTGATCCAGTCGCTGGGCGCACGGATCGCGGAGATCGGCCGACTGCCGCTGCTGGGGTCCGTGGAGTATGTCGGCGAGGCCTCGCAGCTCTCGCGGAGCAACAGCGCCCAGCGTCTGAAGGCTCTCGACGGCGCACTGTCGGTGCCTCCCTCACTGGCCGAGGCACTGAGAGCGGCGGCCGGCCCGGTGCTGCTCGTGGACGACGCGACGGAGACCGGATGGACGCTCGCGGTGGCCGCGCGACTGCTCCGCCGGTCCGGGGCACAGGGAGTGTTGCCGCTGGTCCTGGCCGTACAGGCGTGA
- a CDS encoding DUF4192 domain-containing protein → MTNHSESAGASGDSDISGRGGHGGEDVHGGRDDGGARGGHDECGARGTRSGQWKKRPGHDGRDLPGGHQVTLRTPAELADALPYLLGYRPEDSIVLAALHDGERRGRFGGRARLGIPAQADDWPSVAEQLAHGLVKGSERRGARPGSMVAYLCQEPGSGESGRDVMERLRPLAQLLRTACGRLDVPVIEALCISDGRFWSYCCPGQGCCPSDGEAMGLPGTSVLAAAATYAGLQVRGTLRELTARLIPWERGAAVDQEVALDAANRALIPRILDDESRAALSEETLGQARRLLKRFADAPPVSGVRPADLRDDGLLEVEEAATLILGLQDRTTRDRAAAWMEGDEAGPALRLWRALARRCVGSYGEHAAAPLALAGWVAWSSGDELEAREALAMALGADPDYLFARLLHQACNEGLDPESIRRCLRAERTGRPGADAARTSGADRAAPLGAEEPPPAPGASTPARSSDVTAQPAGAAGRRRRRARPAGSGGTRVSRRSPGARGLPVLRPAEDTSPTGEEPGRAFGRTTDRARARREGGRQDAGEAT, encoded by the coding sequence ATGACGAATCACAGCGAATCGGCCGGTGCGTCCGGCGACAGTGACATCAGCGGGCGCGGTGGGCACGGGGGAGAAGACGTGCACGGCGGACGCGATGACGGCGGTGCGCGCGGAGGACATGACGAGTGCGGGGCCCGCGGCACGCGCAGCGGACAGTGGAAGAAGAGGCCAGGGCACGACGGACGCGATCTGCCCGGCGGGCACCAGGTCACCCTGCGGACACCGGCCGAGCTGGCGGACGCCCTGCCGTACCTGCTCGGGTACCGGCCGGAGGACAGCATCGTGCTCGCCGCCCTGCACGACGGGGAGAGGCGGGGCCGCTTCGGCGGGCGGGCGCGGCTCGGCATCCCGGCCCAGGCGGACGACTGGCCGTCCGTGGCCGAGCAGCTGGCGCACGGGCTGGTGAAGGGGAGTGAGCGCAGAGGCGCCCGGCCGGGGAGCATGGTCGCGTACCTCTGCCAGGAGCCCGGGAGCGGCGAGTCGGGCCGGGACGTCATGGAGCGCCTGCGCCCGCTCGCCCAGTTGCTGCGGACGGCCTGCGGCCGCCTGGACGTGCCGGTGATCGAGGCCCTCTGCATCTCCGACGGCCGCTTCTGGTCGTACTGCTGCCCAGGTCAGGGATGCTGCCCATCCGACGGAGAGGCGATGGGACTGCCCGGCACCTCCGTCCTCGCCGCCGCGGCGACCTACGCGGGCCTCCAGGTACGCGGAACTCTCCGAGAGCTCACGGCTCGCCTCATCCCTTGGGAGCGCGGGGCCGCCGTGGATCAGGAGGTGGCGCTCGACGCGGCGAACAGGGCTCTGATCCCCAGGATCCTGGACGACGAGAGCCGCGCGGCCCTGTCCGAGGAGACACTCGGACAGGCGCGACGGCTCCTGAAGCGGTTCGCGGACGCTCCGCCCGTCTCCGGTGTCCGTCCGGCCGACCTCCGCGACGACGGACTCCTGGAAGTCGAGGAGGCCGCCACCTTGATCCTCGGCCTTCAGGACCGTACGACCCGTGACCGCGCCGCCGCGTGGATGGAGGGCGACGAGGCCGGCCCGGCCCTGCGCCTCTGGCGAGCGCTGGCTCGCCGCTGCGTCGGCTCCTACGGCGAGCACGCCGCGGCTCCTCTCGCCCTCGCCGGATGGGTCGCCTGGTCGAGCGGTGACGAACTGGAGGCTCGAGAGGCCCTGGCCATGGCGCTGGGCGCCGATCCCGACTACCTCTTCGCGCGCCTTCTGCATCAGGCCTGCAACGAGGGACTGGACCCCGAGTCGATCCGCCGTTGCCTTCGCGCGGAACGCACCGGCCGGCCGGGGGCGGACGCGGCACGGACGTCGGGAGCCGACCGCGCGGCACCGCTCGGAGCCGAGGAGCCGCCACCGGCCCCAGGAGCATCGACTCCTGCCCGATCGTCCGACGTCACGGCGCAGCCCGCCGGGGCGGCTGGCCGTCGTCGGCGCAGGGCGCGACCGGCGGGGAGCGGCGGGACGCGTGTGAGCCGCCGCTCTCCCGGGGCGCGCGGTCTCCCCGTGCTCCGGCCCGCCGAGGACACCTCGCCCACCGGGGAAGAACCGGGGCGTGCGTTCGGGCGGACGACCGATCGGGCGAGGGCTCGCCGCGAGGGTGGTCGCCAGGATGCGGGGGAGGCGACATGA
- a CDS encoding glycogen debranching N-terminal domain-containing protein has product MHTSLICVALPGLAISTEQGQLTGRGLDGFYRAGRRMLSRCQVKVAGREPLPVQARMIGADRARFVGTVRASTDSGPDPDVIVERTRSADGTERVVLHSAASRTLRLSLEVALGTDLAELGSVASGRAGPELPATVNDSGLRWTSTTGNSTVTADPPPADALASAGLLRWELELPPGGTRTVELRVRPDGAGPHRAVGRVATSPLAQPLAVGDDPRIQALLHTGVEDLRALLLRDPAHPSDPHLAAGAPWRCGLAPADALAAARMTLPLGTRLAAGTLRTLARTQIAGQGARSGLIPGPLRDAGPYLPPGCTATEATLLFPVLLAEARRWGLAEQATEELLPAAERCLAWLRTTVGDGTYLPDPQPDGPYRCETQAHAHRAAVLGADLLDETGRPGAAGLRQWAQDLRAAFHEDFWVEDRGEERPAAARAPDGRPVSPLGAGTVHLLDTGLLGSGALAPGLLDKTRTEQFARALAGPAMDSGWGLRSLGAKEAAYNPFGHRSGAVRVHETAVAVAGLIAAGYEKEANALLQGLLAAAETFGHRLPEMYAGEQRTQGGAPVPHPTACRPAATAAAAVVLLVTALAGIRPDAPAGTVTLRPAGSAPLGEIGLTGLRIAGGPFSVRVSRLGLAMVEEAADGLQLGV; this is encoded by the coding sequence GTGCACACATCGCTCATCTGTGTCGCCCTGCCGGGACTGGCGATCTCCACGGAACAGGGACAGCTGACCGGTCGCGGACTGGACGGGTTCTACCGCGCGGGCCGGCGGATGCTGTCCCGCTGTCAGGTAAAGGTGGCGGGGCGCGAACCGCTCCCCGTACAGGCCCGGATGATCGGCGCCGACCGGGCCCGCTTCGTGGGGACGGTGCGCGCGTCCACCGACTCGGGCCCCGATCCGGACGTGATCGTGGAACGGACCAGGAGCGCGGACGGCACGGAGCGGGTCGTCCTGCACAGCGCTGCCTCCCGCACGCTGCGCCTCTCGCTGGAGGTCGCCCTCGGCACGGACCTCGCGGAACTCGGTTCGGTCGCCTCGGGCCGAGCGGGGCCCGAACTGCCCGCCACCGTCAACGACTCGGGCCTCCGGTGGACCAGCACCACGGGAAACTCCACCGTCACCGCCGACCCGCCACCCGCCGACGCCCTGGCCTCCGCGGGACTGCTCCGCTGGGAGCTGGAACTGCCGCCCGGCGGCACGCGCACCGTGGAGCTGCGGGTACGGCCCGACGGTGCGGGGCCCCACAGAGCCGTGGGGCGGGTCGCGACGAGCCCGCTGGCCCAGCCACTGGCAGTGGGTGACGACCCCAGGATCCAGGCGCTCCTGCACACCGGCGTGGAGGATCTCCGGGCCCTGCTGTTGCGCGACCCCGCGCATCCGTCGGACCCGCACCTCGCGGCCGGCGCGCCGTGGCGCTGCGGCCTGGCACCGGCCGACGCGCTCGCCGCGGCCCGGATGACACTGCCGCTCGGCACCCGCCTCGCCGCGGGCACCCTGCGGACTCTCGCCCGGACCCAGATCGCGGGCCAGGGAGCGCGATCCGGCCTGATCCCCGGGCCGCTCCGGGACGCGGGTCCCTATCTGCCGCCGGGATGCACGGCAACCGAAGCGACCCTGCTTTTCCCCGTGCTCCTCGCCGAGGCTCGGCGCTGGGGGCTGGCGGAGCAGGCGACGGAGGAACTGCTGCCCGCCGCCGAGCGGTGCCTCGCCTGGTTGCGGACCACCGTGGGCGACGGCACCTACCTGCCCGACCCGCAACCCGACGGGCCGTACCGCTGCGAGACGCAGGCCCACGCCCATCGGGCGGCCGTGCTGGGTGCCGACCTGCTCGACGAGACAGGCCGGCCCGGTGCCGCGGGACTGCGGCAGTGGGCGCAGGACCTGCGGGCGGCGTTCCACGAGGACTTCTGGGTCGAGGACAGGGGCGAGGAAAGACCCGCGGCCGCCCGCGCCCCGGACGGGCGGCCGGTGTCGCCGCTCGGCGCGGGCACCGTCCACCTCCTCGACACGGGACTGCTCGGCTCCGGGGCCCTGGCCCCCGGCCTGCTGGACAAGACGCGGACCGAGCAGTTCGCGCGGGCGCTCGCGGGCCCCGCCATGGACTCGGGCTGGGGATTGCGCAGCCTCGGCGCCAAGGAAGCGGCGTACAACCCCTTCGGCCACCGCAGCGGCGCCGTACGGGTGCACGAGACCGCCGTCGCCGTCGCCGGGCTGATCGCGGCCGGCTACGAGAAGGAGGCGAACGCACTGTTGCAGGGACTGCTGGCGGCCGCCGAGACGTTCGGACACCGGCTGCCCGAGATGTACGCGGGCGAGCAGCGCACCCAGGGAGGCGCGCCGGTGCCGCATCCCACGGCCTGCCGGCCCGCGGCCACGGCGGCGGCCGCCGTGGTGCTGCTCGTCACCGCCCTCGCGGGTATCCGCCCCGACGCCCCGGCGGGCACGGTGACACTGCGTCCGGCCGGCAGCGCACCGCTCGGTGAGATCGGGCTGACGGGACTGCGGATCGCGGGCGGACCCTTCTCCGTGCGCGTCAGCAGGCTCGGCCTCGCCATGGTCGAGGAGGCCGCCGACGGGCTGCAGTTGGGAGTGTGA
- a CDS encoding NUDIX domain-containing protein translates to MPYDPSAFPPFAVTVDLVVLTVRRHALCALAVRRGEQPFQGRWALPGGFVRADENLAQAAARELAEETGLRAHDPSVPAQDNGAHLEQLATYGDPERDPRMRVVSVAHLALAPDLPAPRAGGDARSARWAPVEELLQQGGYGRDGEQAAPLAFDHATILGDGVERARSKIEYSSLATAFCPTEFTVGELRRVYEAVWGVALDPRNFHRKVTGTPGFLVPTGGTTTRQGGRPAQLFRAGGATLLNPPMLRPEV, encoded by the coding sequence ATGCCCTACGACCCGTCTGCCTTTCCGCCCTTTGCCGTGACCGTGGACCTGGTCGTGCTGACCGTGCGCCGCCATGCCCTGTGCGCGCTGGCGGTACGCAGGGGCGAGCAGCCGTTCCAGGGCCGGTGGGCGCTCCCGGGCGGATTCGTACGGGCCGACGAGAATCTGGCGCAGGCGGCGGCGCGCGAGCTGGCCGAGGAGACCGGGCTGCGTGCCCACGACCCGTCCGTGCCGGCGCAGGACAACGGCGCGCACCTCGAGCAGCTGGCGACATACGGCGACCCCGAACGCGACCCGCGCATGAGGGTCGTCAGCGTGGCCCATCTCGCGCTCGCCCCCGACCTGCCCGCGCCCAGGGCCGGAGGTGACGCCAGGAGCGCGCGCTGGGCGCCGGTGGAGGAACTGCTCCAGCAGGGCGGTTACGGCCGCGACGGCGAGCAGGCGGCGCCACTCGCCTTCGACCACGCGACGATCCTCGGGGACGGCGTGGAACGCGCCCGGTCCAAGATCGAGTACTCGTCGTTGGCCACCGCCTTCTGTCCGACCGAATTCACCGTCGGCGAGCTGCGCCGTGTCTACGAAGCGGTGTGGGGCGTCGCGCTCGATCCACGCAACTTTCACCGCAAGGTGACGGGGACACCGGGCTTCCTCGTGCCCACGGGGGGTACGACCACGCGCCAGGGAGGCCGCCCCGCCCAGCTGTTCCGCGCGGGCGGCGCCACCCTGCTCAATCCGCCGATGCTGCGCCCCGAAGTCTGA
- a CDS encoding ATP-binding cassette domain-containing protein, giving the protein MIQAIGLTSNPRRELPPAVDDVSFEARAGHVTALLGASGAGKTTTLKLMLELRQGRGITYFRGRPLHRIAHPSHEVGVLLGDVPGHPARTVHGQLRMLCAAAGVPVRRADEVLEVAGLVSLRDERLSSLSRGLDRRLGLACALLADPHTLVLDDPAAGLSAREGRWMHGILRAHATQGGTVLFSTGDAKEAARVADRVITLREGRLAADQEAADFARTRLRPRVAVRSPHADRLGALVAKEARTGQRSVEVVREDGNRLSVYGSTCADVGETAFRHGILVHQLADEIGDMGTPPDPSAHGDALGSDDSSRVGTPATEGRPALPPPIAVRQAPSPLRPLRYELRRTAGVGTGYRTSAAVLVVSVLLSVFLARIGHTPTARLLVAWPRESPLPPAALGAGLLGAIAFGEEFRYPALAADRGTVPRRLGLLAAKLLVSSGTALMLAFLTVGCDLEILYLVYGRELTAIPGDWLSLGASWTGLVVGCAWAGVLAAGLFRSTTAGLAAVLAVPVVVVPLVQKALSGPSVRTAAGFPERLRELTLVQWPFGGARYLAAMARLVAQPVGGALTLSLTALLCAYLLTTLRSRVR; this is encoded by the coding sequence GTGATCCAGGCCATCGGACTGACCAGCAACCCCCGCAGGGAGCTTCCGCCCGCCGTCGACGACGTGTCCTTCGAGGCGCGCGCGGGCCACGTCACAGCCCTCCTCGGAGCTTCGGGTGCGGGAAAGACAACGACGCTGAAACTCATGCTCGAACTCCGGCAGGGCCGAGGAATCACCTACTTCCGAGGCCGGCCGCTGCACCGGATCGCCCATCCGTCGCACGAGGTCGGCGTACTTCTCGGCGATGTGCCCGGCCATCCCGCGCGCACCGTCCACGGACAGCTCCGCATGCTGTGCGCCGCGGCCGGGGTTCCGGTACGGCGCGCCGACGAGGTCCTCGAAGTGGCCGGTCTCGTCAGCCTGCGCGACGAGCGCCTGAGCTCTCTCTCGCGCGGTCTGGACCGCCGCCTGGGCCTTGCCTGCGCCCTGCTGGCCGACCCGCACACCCTCGTCCTCGACGACCCCGCCGCCGGACTCTCCGCCCGTGAAGGCCGCTGGATGCACGGGATCCTGCGTGCGCACGCGACCCAGGGCGGCACCGTCCTGTTCAGTACGGGCGACGCCAAGGAAGCCGCTCGGGTGGCCGACCGCGTCATCACGTTGCGGGAGGGCCGCCTCGCCGCCGACCAGGAGGCCGCGGACTTCGCCCGCACCCGGCTGCGCCCCCGGGTGGCCGTCCGCAGCCCGCACGCCGACCGTCTCGGCGCCCTGGTCGCCAAGGAGGCCCGGACCGGCCAGCGCTCCGTCGAGGTCGTGCGCGAGGACGGCAACCGGCTCTCGGTGTACGGCAGCACCTGCGCCGACGTCGGCGAGACCGCCTTCCGGCACGGCATCCTCGTCCACCAACTCGCCGACGAGATCGGCGACATGGGAACTCCGCCCGACCCGTCCGCCCACGGTGACGCGCTCGGCAGTGACGATTCTTCCCGGGTCGGGACACCGGCCACGGAGGGGCGGCCCGCGCTCCCGCCCCCCATCGCCGTACGCCAGGCACCGAGCCCCCTGCGTCCGCTGCGCTACGAACTGCGCCGCACCGCCGGTGTCGGCACCGGCTACCGCACCTCCGCCGCCGTGCTGGTCGTCTCCGTCCTCCTGTCCGTGTTCCTCGCCAGAATCGGTCACACCCCCACCGCGCGGCTGCTGGTCGCCTGGCCGCGCGAAAGCCCTTTGCCGCCCGCGGCGCTCGGCGCGGGACTGCTCGGCGCGATCGCCTTCGGCGAGGAATTCCGCTACCCCGCCCTGGCCGCGGACCGCGGAACCGTCCCCCGCCGGCTGGGACTGCTGGCGGCCAAACTCCTCGTCTCCTCGGGCACCGCGCTCATGCTGGCCTTTCTCACCGTGGGCTGCGACCTCGAAATCCTCTATCTCGTGTACGGGCGGGAACTCACCGCAATTCCCGGCGATTGGCTTTCCCTGGGTGCGAGTTGGACCGGCCTGGTGGTCGGCTGCGCCTGGGCCGGGGTGCTGGCGGCGGGTCTCTTCCGGTCCACCACCGCCGGGCTCGCGGCCGTTCTCGCCGTTCCGGTCGTCGTCGTCCCGCTCGTACAAAAGGCCTTGTCGGGGCCATCCGTGCGGACGGCGGCCGGGTTCCCGGAGCGGCTGCGCGAGCTCACGCTGGTGCAGTGGCCGTTCGGGGGAGCGCGCTATCTGGCGGCCATGGCGCGGTTGGTCGCCCAACCGGTCGGCGGCGCGCTGACGTTGTCGCTGACCGCACTGCTCTGCGCATATTTGCTCACGACCCTGCGGAGCCGTGTTCGATGA
- a CDS encoding FadR/GntR family transcriptional regulator, with the protein MSTLAHTMMTAARSTDSGLAGPGELDRYPYSDSPGTERLGVPAWENSDQELGRVGRRSTGNRGRGLHGQLVQQLGQMIVSGDLGADRPLVPEEIGQRFEVSRTVVRESLRVLEAKGLVSARPNVGTRVRPVSDWNLLDPDIIEWRAFGPQRDDQRRELSELRWTIEPLAARLAAGHGREEVQQRLGDMVEIMGHALAQGDSLTFSRADSEFHSMLIQVAGNRMLEHLSGIVSAALQVSGGPVTGCERPTEASLVHHGRIVDALAAADGTAAETAMRQLLTVHPEVERVVPAPREH; encoded by the coding sequence GTGAGTACCCTTGCGCACACCATGATGACCGCCGCCCGCTCCACAGACTCCGGCCTGGCCGGCCCGGGCGAACTCGACCGCTACCCCTATAGCGACTCCCCCGGTACCGAACGCCTCGGTGTCCCCGCGTGGGAGAACAGCGACCAGGAGCTCGGCCGCGTGGGCCGACGCTCCACGGGCAACCGCGGACGCGGACTCCACGGGCAACTCGTTCAACAGCTGGGCCAGATGATCGTCTCCGGCGACCTCGGCGCGGACCGTCCGCTCGTCCCCGAGGAGATCGGACAGAGGTTCGAAGTCTCGCGGACCGTCGTCCGTGAATCGCTCCGCGTCCTCGAGGCGAAGGGCCTGGTCAGCGCCCGGCCCAACGTCGGTACGCGGGTGCGCCCCGTCAGTGACTGGAACCTTCTCGACCCGGACATCATCGAATGGCGTGCCTTCGGTCCGCAGCGTGACGATCAGCGACGCGAGCTGAGCGAGCTGCGCTGGACGATCGAACCGCTCGCCGCCCGCCTCGCCGCCGGGCACGGCCGGGAGGAGGTGCAGCAGCGCCTCGGCGACATGGTCGAGATCATGGGCCACGCCTTGGCGCAGGGTGACTCGCTCACGTTCTCGCGGGCCGACTCGGAGTTCCATTCGATGCTCATCCAGGTCGCGGGCAACCGCATGCTGGAGCACCTTTCCGGGATCGTGTCGGCCGCGCTCCAGGTCTCCGGTGGTCCCGTCACCGGCTGTGAGCGGCCGACCGAGGCCTCTTTGGTGCACCACGGCCGCATCGTCGACGCGCTGGCCGCGGCGGACGGCACGGCGGCCGAGACCGCCATGCGCCAGTTGCTCACGGTCCACCCCGAGGTGGAGCGCGTGGTGCCCGCGCCGCGCGAGCACTGA